One genomic region from Equus asinus isolate D_3611 breed Donkey chromosome 8, EquAss-T2T_v2, whole genome shotgun sequence encodes:
- the TAPBP gene encoding tapasin: MKLLSFLLAVVLGLATAVSAGPAVIECWFVEDAGGGRLAKKPAALLLRQGPGGPPPRPDLDPQLYLKVHDPAGALQTAFRRYPPGAPAPHCEMSRYVLLPASVNWASGLTPEQSCPRALDGTWLMVSISSQVLSLSGLLRPQSEPQPEPALITMATAVLTVFTHTPSPRIRLGEDALLDLSFAYVPPTPEAATSLAPGPPPFGLEWRRQHLGKGHLVLAATPGLAAQMPAAQDGAVVFAAWDDDEPWGPWTGNGTLWLPAVQPFQEGTYLATVHLPYLQGQVTLELAVQKPPKVSLMPAPVVWAAPGEAPPELLCLVSHFYPPEGLEVEWELRGGPEGGFQKAKGQTWLSALRHHSDGSVSLSGHLQPPPVTAEQHGARYACRVHHTSLPALGRSAEVTLEVAGLSRPSLEDGIGLFLSAFLLLGLIKVLCWAAAYWSTSKDSEEKKAQ, encoded by the exons ATGAAGCTCCTGTCCTTTCTCCTCGCTGTGGTTTTGG GCTTGGCGACCGCCGTCTCGGCGGGACCTGCGGTGATAGAGTGCTGGTTCGTGGAGGATGCGGGCGGGGGCCGCCTGGCCAAGAAACCCGCGGCACTGCTGCTGCGCCAGGGCCCGGGGGGACCACCTCCCCGGCCAGACCTCGACCCCCAGCTCTACCTCAAAGTGCATG ACCCCGCGGGTGCTCTCCAGACTGCCTTCAGGCGGTACCCCCCAGGCGCCCCCGCGCCGCACTGCGAGATGAGCCGCTATGTCCTGCTTCCCGCCTCGGTGAATTGGGCCAGCGGCTTGACGCCGGAGCAGAGCTGCCCGCGGGCCCTGGACGGGACTTGGCTCATGGTCAGCATATCCAGCCAGGTCCTCAGCCTCTCCGGCCTCCTGAGACCACAGTCCGAGCCTCAGCCGGAGCCCGCTCTCATCACCATGGCAACAG ctGTGCTGACTGTCTTCACCCACACCCCCAGCCCTCGAATCCGACTAGGAGAAGATGCTCTGCTGGACTTGAGCTTTGCCTACGTGCCCCCCACCCCTGAGGCCGCTACATCTCTGGCCCCAGGTCCCCCTCCCTTTGGGCTGGAGTGGCGACGCCAGCACCTGGGTAAGGGGCACCTGGTCCTCGCTGCAACTCCTGGGCTAGCTGCGCAAATGCCAGCTGCCCAAGATGGGGCAGTGGTGTTTGCTGCTTGGGATGATGACGAGCCGTGGGGTCCATGGACTGGAAATGGGACCCTCTGGCTACCGGCTGTGCAGCCCTTCCAGGAGGGCACCTATCTGGCCACCGTACACCTGCCATACCTGCAAGGGCAGGTTACCCTGGAGCTcgctgtgcaga agccccccaagGTGTCCCTGATGCCAGCACCTGTTGTATGGGCTGCCCCCGGGGAGGCACCTCCGGAGTTGCTCTGCCTCGTGTCCCACTTCTACCCCCCGGAAGGCCTGGAGGTGGAATGGGAGCTCCGGGGCGGCCCAGAGGGCGGTTTTCAGAAAGCCAAGGGACAGACTTGGCTCTCGGCCCTGCGCCACCACTCGGATGGCTCTGTCAGCCTCTCTGGGCACCTGCAGCCGCCCCCGGTCACCGCCGAGCAGCATGGGGCGCGCTATGCCTGTCGTGTCCACCACACCAGCCTGCCCGCCTTGGGACGCAGCGCTGAGGTCACCCTGGAGGTGGCGG GTCTCTCCCGGCCCTCCTTGGAGGACGGCATAGGCCTCTTCCTGTCTGCCTTTCTCCTCCTCGGCCTCATCAAGGTGCTGTGCTGGGCCG CTGCCTACTGGTCCACTTCCAAGGATTCAGAGGAGAAG AAAGCCCAGTGA
- the RGL2 gene encoding ral guanine nucleotide dissociation stimulator-like 2 isoform X1 yields MSNSALALPWGLKTGIFIPIQCGATWAPGSRNGGGLSTAELGPGLLGPGPWASSAPLVRGPGSCPHFLPFLAPALGAGGRGGSGKGGRAREPCGGVQGVAEKPGKGLGPGTRSGAGDRREQRPGTRAAPTPPEQAPVSVWDEEEDGAIFTVTSRQYQLLDPLAPTPPPRSSRRLRAGTLEALVRHLLDARTSGADVTFTSAFLATHRAFTSTPALLGLVADRLEALESHPTDELERTKGVAISVLSTWLASHPEDFGSEVKGQLDRLEGFLLRTGYAAGEGVGGGSADLIRNLRSRVAPQASDLPKPLALPGDSPADPTDVLVFLADHLAEQLTLLDAELFLNLVPSQCLGSLWGHRDRPGHSHLCPSVRATVTQFNKVAGAVVSSVLGATSIGEGPGEVTVRPLRPPQRARLLEKWIRVAEECRLLRNFSSVYAVISALQSSPIHRLRAAWGEAARDSVRVFSSLCQIFSEEDNYSQSRELLLQEVKLQPSLEPNSKKAPRSGSRGGGVVPYLGTFLKDLVMLDAASKDELENGYINFDKRRKEFAVLSELRRLQNECRGYDLRPDPDIQQWLQGLRSLTEAQSHRVSCEVEPSGTSDPPAPRVLRPMLVVSQWTEVLGSVGGPTPLVSWDRPSVGDEVPGTPAPLLTRLAQHMKWPSVSSLDTALESTPSLHSPADPSHLSPPASSPRPSRGHRRSASCGSPLSGGTEGASRGTGYGAGGSGSGASDCRIIRVQMELGEDGSVYKSILVTSQDKAPSVISRVLKKNNRDSAVASEYELVQLLPGERELTIPPSANVFYAMDGASHDFLLRQRRRPSAATLGLTSSPSASGTPPSEGRGGSFPRIKAKGRKIARALF; encoded by the exons ATGTCAAACTCTGCTCTTGCCCTCCCCTGGGGGCTGAAGACTGGAATCTTTATCCCAATACAGTGCGGGGCGACGTGGGCTCCAGGATCCCGGAATGGAGGGGGCCTGAGCACAGCGGAGCTGGGACCCGGGCTCCTGGGTCCCGGCCCCTGGGCGTCCAGCGCTCCCCTAGTCCGCGGCCCTGGCTCCTGTCctcacttccttccctttttgGCTCCCGCTCTCGGAGCGGGCGGACGTGGGGGGAGCGGAAAGGGCGGGAGGGCCCGGGAGCCTTGCGGGGGGGTACAGGGGGTTGCGGAAAAGCCGGGGAAAGGACTTGGTCCGGGGACTCGGTCAGGGGCCGGAGACCGACGGGAACAGCGGCCCGGGACCCgcgctgcccccacccctcccgaGCAG GCCCCTGTGTCTGTctgggatgaggaggaggatggtgCCATCTTTACTGTCACAAGCCGCCAGTATCAGCTTCTTGATCCCTTG GCCCCAACGCCTCCCCCGCGTTCCTCCCGAAGGCTCCGAGCTGGCACTCTGGAGGCCCTGGTCAGACACCTGCTGGATGCCCGGACATCAGGGGCTGATGTGACCTTCACATCAGCCTTTCTGGCCACCCACCGGGCCTTCACCTCCACACCTGCCCTGCTTGGACTTGTGGCTGACAG ACTGGAGGCCCTTGAATCTCATCCTACTGATGAACTAGAGAGGACTAAAGG GGTAGCCATCTCTGTACTGTCAACCTGGCTGGCCTCTCACCCTGAGGATTTTGGCTCTGAGGTCAAGGGTCAGCTTGACCGGCTTGAGGGCTTCTTGCTTCGTACAGGGTATGCAGCAGGGGAGGGTGTTGGGGGGGGCAGCGCTGACCTCATCCGCAACCTCCGGTCCCGGGTGGCCCCCCAGGCCTCCGACCTTCCTAAGCCCCTGGCCCTCCCCGGCGATTCCCCTGCTGACCCCACGGATGTCCTGGTGTTCCTCGCTGACCACTTGGCCGAACAGCTGACCCTGCTAGATGCG GAGCTGTTTCTCAATCTGGTCCCCTCTCAGTGCCTGGGGAGCTTGTGGGGGCACAGAGACCGGCCAGGACATTCCCACCTCTGCCCATCTGTCCGAGCTACTGTCACACAGTTCAATAAGGTGGCAGGGGCAGTGGTCAGTTCTGTCCTGGGGGCTACCTCAATTggagaggggcctggggaggTGACCGTACGGCCACTCCGTCCCCCTCAGAGGGCCCGGCTCCTGGAGAAGTGGATCCGTGTGGCAGAG GAGTGCCGTCTGCTCCGAAACTTCTCTTCGGTTTATGCTGTTATATCGGCCCTGCAGTCCAGCCCCATCCACAGGCTTCGGGCAGCCTGGGGGGAAGCAGCCAG GGACAGTGTCAGAGTCTTCTCTAGCCTTTGCCAGATTTTCTCTGAGGAGGATAACTATTCCCAGAGCCGGGAGCTACTCCTGCAG GAGGTGAAGCTGCAGCCCTCGCTGGAGCCAAATTCCAAGAAGGCCCCGAGGTCTGGCTCCCGGGGTGGG GGTGTGGTCCCATACCTTGGCACCTTCTTGAAGGACCTCGTGATGCTGGATGCAGCCTCCAAGGATGAGCTGGAG AATGGATACATCAATTTTGACAAGCGGAGGAAG GAGTTTGCTGTCCTTTCTGAGCTGCGGCGGCTCCAGAATGAATGTCGTGGCTATGACCTCCGACCTGACCCTGATATCCAGCAGTGGCTACAGGGGCTCCGGTCACTGACAGAGGCCCAGAG CCATCGTGTGTCCTGTGAGGTGGAGCCATCTGGTACCAGTGACCCTCCTGCCCCACGGGTGCTTCGGCCAATGCTGGTCGTCTCACAGTGGACAGA GGTTCTGGGTTCTGTTGGGGGTCCCACCCCCCTGGTCTCCTGGGACCGGCCCAGTGTCGGAGATGAGGTGCCTGGAACTCCTGCTCCTCTGCTGACCCGGCTAGCCCAG CACATGAAGTGGCCGTCTGTCTCGTCTCTGGACACTGCCCTGGAAAGCACTCCATCCCTGCACAGTCCAGCTGACCCCAGCCACCTctctcccccagcctcctcccctagGCCTTCTCGAGGTCACCGCCGCTCAGCCTCCTGTGGCTCCCCGCTCAGCGGGGGTACAGAAGGGGCCTCCAGGGGGACCGGATACGGGGCAGGGGGGTCTGGGtcaggagcctctgattgccgaATCATCCGCGTCCAAATGGAGCTGGGGGAAGATGGCAGCGTCTACAAGAGCATTTTG GTGACAAGCCAGGACAAGGCTCCAAGTGTCATCAGTCGTGTCCTTAAGAAAAACAATCGTGATTCTGCGGTGGCTTCGGAGTATGAGCTAGTGCAGCTGCTACCAGGGGAGCGAG AGCTGACCATCCCACCCTCGGCTAATGTCTTCTATGCTATGGATGGAGCTTCACACGATTTCCTCCTGCGGCAGCGGCGAAGGCCCTCGGCCGCTACACTGGGCCTCACCAGCAGTCCCTCTGCCTCAGGAACTCCCCCAAGCGAGGGACGAGGGGGCTCCTTTCCCAGGATCAAGGCCAAAGGGAGGAAGATCGCCCGGGCACTGTTCTGA
- the RGL2 gene encoding ral guanine nucleotide dissociation stimulator-like 2 isoform X2 → MLPRPLRLLWDTSPPGGVVLSSFRSRDPEEGGGPGGRGVGGGQEEEEEEEEDEAPVSVWDEEEDGAIFTVTSRQYQLLDPLAPTPPPRSSRRLRAGTLEALVRHLLDARTSGADVTFTSAFLATHRAFTSTPALLGLVADRLEALESHPTDELERTKGVAISVLSTWLASHPEDFGSEVKGQLDRLEGFLLRTGYAAGEGVGGGSADLIRNLRSRVAPQASDLPKPLALPGDSPADPTDVLVFLADHLAEQLTLLDAELFLNLVPSQCLGSLWGHRDRPGHSHLCPSVRATVTQFNKVAGAVVSSVLGATSIGEGPGEVTVRPLRPPQRARLLEKWIRVAEECRLLRNFSSVYAVISALQSSPIHRLRAAWGEAARDSVRVFSSLCQIFSEEDNYSQSRELLLQEVKLQPSLEPNSKKAPRSGSRGGGVVPYLGTFLKDLVMLDAASKDELENGYINFDKRRKEFAVLSELRRLQNECRGYDLRPDPDIQQWLQGLRSLTEAQSHRVSCEVEPSGTSDPPAPRVLRPMLVVSQWTEVLGSVGGPTPLVSWDRPSVGDEVPGTPAPLLTRLAQHMKWPSVSSLDTALESTPSLHSPADPSHLSPPASSPRPSRGHRRSASCGSPLSGGTEGASRGTGYGAGGSGSGASDCRIIRVQMELGEDGSVYKSILVTSQDKAPSVISRVLKKNNRDSAVASEYELVQLLPGERELTIPPSANVFYAMDGASHDFLLRQRRRPSAATLGLTSSPSASGTPPSEGRGGSFPRIKAKGRKIARALF, encoded by the exons ATGCTCCCGCGGCCCCTGCGGCTGCTTTGGGACACGAGCCCCCCCGGGGGAGTCGTGCTGAGCAGCTTCCGGAGTCGAGACCCCGAAGAGGGTGGGGGCCCAGGTGGCCGGGGCGTGGGCggggggcaggaggaagaggaggaggaggaagaagacgaG GCCCCTGTGTCTGTctgggatgaggaggaggatggtgCCATCTTTACTGTCACAAGCCGCCAGTATCAGCTTCTTGATCCCTTG GCCCCAACGCCTCCCCCGCGTTCCTCCCGAAGGCTCCGAGCTGGCACTCTGGAGGCCCTGGTCAGACACCTGCTGGATGCCCGGACATCAGGGGCTGATGTGACCTTCACATCAGCCTTTCTGGCCACCCACCGGGCCTTCACCTCCACACCTGCCCTGCTTGGACTTGTGGCTGACAG ACTGGAGGCCCTTGAATCTCATCCTACTGATGAACTAGAGAGGACTAAAGG GGTAGCCATCTCTGTACTGTCAACCTGGCTGGCCTCTCACCCTGAGGATTTTGGCTCTGAGGTCAAGGGTCAGCTTGACCGGCTTGAGGGCTTCTTGCTTCGTACAGGGTATGCAGCAGGGGAGGGTGTTGGGGGGGGCAGCGCTGACCTCATCCGCAACCTCCGGTCCCGGGTGGCCCCCCAGGCCTCCGACCTTCCTAAGCCCCTGGCCCTCCCCGGCGATTCCCCTGCTGACCCCACGGATGTCCTGGTGTTCCTCGCTGACCACTTGGCCGAACAGCTGACCCTGCTAGATGCG GAGCTGTTTCTCAATCTGGTCCCCTCTCAGTGCCTGGGGAGCTTGTGGGGGCACAGAGACCGGCCAGGACATTCCCACCTCTGCCCATCTGTCCGAGCTACTGTCACACAGTTCAATAAGGTGGCAGGGGCAGTGGTCAGTTCTGTCCTGGGGGCTACCTCAATTggagaggggcctggggaggTGACCGTACGGCCACTCCGTCCCCCTCAGAGGGCCCGGCTCCTGGAGAAGTGGATCCGTGTGGCAGAG GAGTGCCGTCTGCTCCGAAACTTCTCTTCGGTTTATGCTGTTATATCGGCCCTGCAGTCCAGCCCCATCCACAGGCTTCGGGCAGCCTGGGGGGAAGCAGCCAG GGACAGTGTCAGAGTCTTCTCTAGCCTTTGCCAGATTTTCTCTGAGGAGGATAACTATTCCCAGAGCCGGGAGCTACTCCTGCAG GAGGTGAAGCTGCAGCCCTCGCTGGAGCCAAATTCCAAGAAGGCCCCGAGGTCTGGCTCCCGGGGTGGG GGTGTGGTCCCATACCTTGGCACCTTCTTGAAGGACCTCGTGATGCTGGATGCAGCCTCCAAGGATGAGCTGGAG AATGGATACATCAATTTTGACAAGCGGAGGAAG GAGTTTGCTGTCCTTTCTGAGCTGCGGCGGCTCCAGAATGAATGTCGTGGCTATGACCTCCGACCTGACCCTGATATCCAGCAGTGGCTACAGGGGCTCCGGTCACTGACAGAGGCCCAGAG CCATCGTGTGTCCTGTGAGGTGGAGCCATCTGGTACCAGTGACCCTCCTGCCCCACGGGTGCTTCGGCCAATGCTGGTCGTCTCACAGTGGACAGA GGTTCTGGGTTCTGTTGGGGGTCCCACCCCCCTGGTCTCCTGGGACCGGCCCAGTGTCGGAGATGAGGTGCCTGGAACTCCTGCTCCTCTGCTGACCCGGCTAGCCCAG CACATGAAGTGGCCGTCTGTCTCGTCTCTGGACACTGCCCTGGAAAGCACTCCATCCCTGCACAGTCCAGCTGACCCCAGCCACCTctctcccccagcctcctcccctagGCCTTCTCGAGGTCACCGCCGCTCAGCCTCCTGTGGCTCCCCGCTCAGCGGGGGTACAGAAGGGGCCTCCAGGGGGACCGGATACGGGGCAGGGGGGTCTGGGtcaggagcctctgattgccgaATCATCCGCGTCCAAATGGAGCTGGGGGAAGATGGCAGCGTCTACAAGAGCATTTTG GTGACAAGCCAGGACAAGGCTCCAAGTGTCATCAGTCGTGTCCTTAAGAAAAACAATCGTGATTCTGCGGTGGCTTCGGAGTATGAGCTAGTGCAGCTGCTACCAGGGGAGCGAG AGCTGACCATCCCACCCTCGGCTAATGTCTTCTATGCTATGGATGGAGCTTCACACGATTTCCTCCTGCGGCAGCGGCGAAGGCCCTCGGCCGCTACACTGGGCCTCACCAGCAGTCCCTCTGCCTCAGGAACTCCCCCAAGCGAGGGACGAGGGGGCTCCTTTCCCAGGATCAAGGCCAAAGGGAGGAAGATCGCCCGGGCACTGTTCTGA
- the PFDN6 gene encoding prefoldin subunit 6: protein MAELIQKKLQGEVEKYQQLQKDLSKSMSGRQKLEAQLTENNIVKEELALLDGSNVVFKLLGPVLVKQELGEARATVGKRLDYITAEIKRYESQLRDLERQSEQQRETLAQLQQEFQRAQAAKAGAPGKA from the exons ATGGCTGAGCTGATCCAGAAGAAGCTGCAGGGAGAAGTGGAGAAATACCAACAGCTACAGAAGG ACTTGAGTAAATCTATGTCAGGGCGGCAGAAGCTTGAGGCGCAGCTAACAGAAAATAATATCGTGAAGGAG GAACTGGCCCTACTGGATGGGTCCAACGTGGTCTTTAAACTTCTGGGTCCGGTGCTGGTCaaacaggagctgggggaggctcGGGCCACAGTGGGGAAGAGGCTGGACTACATCACAGCTGAAAT TAAACGATACGAATCCCAGCTCCGAGACCTTGAGCGGCAGTCAGAGCAACAGAGGGAGACCCTTGCTCAGCTGCAGCAGGAGTTCCAGCGGGCCCAGGCGGCAAAGGCAGGGGCTCCTGGGAAGGCCTGA
- the WDR46 gene encoding WD repeat-containing protein 46 — MRARGLPGVPKPTVGQLRGVCTWIVVGVGWMETAPKPGRDVPPKNVKFQSKKKKPRRYWEEETTPTAAAASPGPPGNKKRNRELRPQRSKNTYIPKKSRISKTPQLPKKPRERRNPEPERSLSGAQDPFPGPAPVPLELAQKFCRIDKSKKLPHSKSKTRSRLEVAEAEEEEISVKAARSELLLAEEPGFLEGEDGEDTAKIRQADIVEAVDIASAAKHFDLNLRQFGPYRLNYSRTGRHLAFGGRRGHVAALDWVTKKLMCEINVMEAVRDIRFLHSEALLAVAQNRWLHIYDNQGIELHCIRRCDRITRLEFLPFHFLLATASETGFLTYLDVSVGKIVAALNARAGRLDVMTQNPYNAVIHLGHSNGTVSLWSPAVKEPLAKILCHRGGVRAVAVDSTGTHMATSGLDHQLKIFDLRGTFQPLSARTLPQGAGHLAFSQRGLLAAGMSDVVNIWAGPGKASPPSLEQPYLTHRLSGHVHGLQFCPFEDVLGVGHSGGITSMLVPGAAEPNFDGLESNPYRSRKQRQEWEVKALLEKVPAELICLDPRALAEVDVISLEQEKKERIERLGYDPEAKAPFQPKPKQKGRSSTASLVKRKRKVMDEEDREKVRQSLEQQAQKQEKKAMPLGPRPSALDRFVH, encoded by the exons ATGAGGGCCAGAGGACTTCCGGGAGTTCCCAAGCCGACTGTGGGACAGCTGAGAGGAGTTTGCACGTGGATCGTGGTTGGGGTGGGCTGGATGGAGACGGCCCCCAAGCCGGGCAGGGATGTCCCGCCCAAGAACGTCAAATTTCAGTCCAAGAAGAAG AAACCGCGGCGATACTGGGAGGAAGAGACCACTCCGACAGCTGCCGCAGCCTCTCCAGGGCCCCCTGGTAACAAGAAGAGGAATCGAGAGCTCCGCCCCCAAAGGTCCAAGAACACTTACATCCCGAAGAAGTCTCGGATCTCCAAGACGCCCCAACTCCCGAAGAAACCCCGAGAACGGAGGAATCCGGAGCCTGAGCGGAGTTTGTCCGGG GCGCAGGACCCATTTCCAGGCCCCGCTCCCGTCCCTTTGGAGTTGGCTCAGAAGTTCTGTCGCATTGACAAATCCAAAAAG CTGCCACATTCTAAGTCCAAAACCCGAAGCCGACTTGAGGTggctgaagctgaggaagaggaaataaGTGTCAAAGCTGCTCGTTCTGAGCTGCTGCTTGCTGAGGAACCTGG CTTTCTGgaaggggaggatggggaggacaCAGCAAAGATACGCCAGGCAGACATCGTGGAGGCTGTGGACATTGCAAGTGCAGCCAAG CATTTTGACTTGAACTTGAGACAGTTTGGACCCTACAGGTTGAATTACTCTCGAACTGGGAG GCACCTGGCTTTTGGAGGGCGCCGGGGTCATGTGGCCGCCCTTGACTGGGTGACAAAGAAGCTCATGTGTGAGATCAATGTCATGGAAGCTGTGCGGGACATCCG GTTTCTGCACTCAGAGGCACTGCTTGCTGTCGCTCAGAACCGCTGGCTTCACATCTACGACAACCAGGGCATCGAGCTCCACTGCATCCGCCGCTGTGACCGCATCACTAGACTTGAGTTCCTGCCTTTCCACTTCCTCCTGGCCACAGCT TCGGAGACGGGGTTTCTGACTTACCTGGATGTGTCAGTGGGAAAGATCGTGGCAGCTCTGAATGCTCGGGCTGGACGGCTCGACGTCATGACTCAGAACCCTTACAATGCCGTCATCCATCTCGGACACAGCAATG GTACTGTGTCCTTATGGAGTCCAGCCGTGAAGGAGCCACTGGCGAAGATTCTCTGTCACCGTGGTGGGGTCCGGGCTGTGGCTGTAGATTCTACAGGCAC GCACATGGCCACCTCTGGCCTGGACCACCAGCTGAAGATCTTTGACTTGCGAGGGACCTTCCAGCCTCTGAGCGCTCGGACCCTGCCCCAGGGAGCAGGGCACCTGGCCTTCTCCCAGCGGGGACTTCTGGCTGCAGGAATGAGTGATGTGGTCAACATATGGGCTGGGCCGGGCAAGGCCAGCCCACCCTCCCTGGAGCAGCCCTACCTCACCCACCGGCTCTCAGGCCATGTGCACGGCCTTCAGTTCTGCCCCTTTGAAgatgtgctgggggtggggcacagtGGGGGCATCACCAGCATGCTGGTCCCTG gggcTGCTGAGCCCAACTTTGACGGCCTAGAGAGTAACCCGTACAGGAGCCGCAAACAGCGCCAGGAGTGGGAGGTGAAGGCCCTGCTGGAGAAG GTACCTGCAGAACTCATTTGTCTGGATCCACGAGCCCTGGCAGAGGTTGATGTCATCTCTTTGGAGCAGGAGAAGAAGGAGCGGATAGAGAGGCTG GGCTATGACCCCGAGGCCAAGGCTCCCTTCCAGCCAAAGCCAAAACAGAAGGGCCGAAGCTCGACAGCAAGCCtggtgaagaggaagaggaaggtcATGGATGAAGAGGACCGG GAAAAAGTCCGGCAGAGCCTGGAGCAGCAGGCGcagaagcaagagaagaaggcCATGCCCCTGGGGCCCCGGCCATCTGCCCTGGACAGATTTGTGCACTGA
- the B3GALT4 gene encoding beta-1,3-galactosyltransferase 4, with product MPLSLFRRFLLAVLLLVIVWTLFGPSGIGEELLSLSLASLLPAPASPGPPLALPRLLIPNEEACGGPGAPPFLLILVCTAPENLNQRNAIRASWGGLREARGLRVQTLFLLGESSWRHLTGVSHENDLARESAAQGDIVQAAFQDSYRNLTLKTLSGLNWADKHCPMARYILKTDDDVFVNVPELVSELVRRGGRWEQWEKGMEPQRDPEVGHEEREGGGPTLGSQPVPLLYLGRVHWWVHPSRTPGAKHWISEEQWPPTWGPFPPYASGTGYVLSASAVQLILKVASRAPLLPLEDVFVGVSARRGGLTPTHCVKLAGATHYPLDRCCYGRFLLTSHRLDPWKMQEAWKLVGGSDGERTAPFCSWLEGVLGLLRCRVIAWLHS from the coding sequence ATGCCCCTCAGCCTATTCCGGCGCTTTCTCCTTGCGGTCCTGCTGCTGGTGATTGTCTGGACCCTCTTTGGGCCCTCAGGCATCGGGGAGGAGCTGCTGAGCCTCTCGCTAgcctccctgctcccagccccggCTTCGCCCGGACCGCCCCTGGCCCTGCCCCGCCTCTTAATCCCCAACGAGGAGGCGTGCGGTGGGCCCGGCGCCCCTCCCTTCCTGCTAATCCTCGTGTGCACGGCCCCGGAGAACCTGAACCAAAGAAACGCCATTCGAGCCTCGTGGGGCGGGCTGCGCGAGGCCCGAGGGCTCAGGGTGCAGACTCTTTTTCTTCTAGGAGAATCGAGCTGGCGGCATCTCACCGGGGTCTCCCACGAGAACGACCTGGCACGGGAGTCAGCGGCCCAGGGGGACATCGTGCAGGCGGCCTTCCAGGACTCCTACCGAAACCTTACCCTCAAGACTCTCAGCGGGCTGAACTGGGCCGACAAACACTGCCCCATGGCCCGCTACATCCTCAAGACCGACGATGATGTGTTTGTGAACGTCCCGGAGCTTGTATCAGAGCTGGTCCGGCGAGGGGGCCGTTGGGAACAATGGGAGAAGGGCATGGAACCACAGAGAGACCCTGAGGTTGGACATGAAGAGCGAGAAGGAGGCGGCCCCACTTTGGGGAGCCAGCCAGTGCCTCTTTTGTACCTGGGACGTGTGCACTGGTGGGTGCACCCCTCTCGGACCCCAGGGGCTAAGCACTGGATATCAGAGGAGCAGTGGCCTCCCACCTGGGGCCCCTTTCCACCCTATGCCTCAGGCACAGGCTATGTGCTGTCAGCTTCTGCTGTGCAGCTCATCCTGAAGGTGGCCAGCAGGGCACCCCTTCTGCCACTGGAAGATGTCTTTGTGGGGGTAAGTGCCCGACGAGGAGGCCTCACACCAACCCACTGTGTCAAGCTGGCTGGTGCCACACACTACCCCCTGGACCGGTGCTGCTATGGGAGATTCCTGCTGACATCCCACAGATTGGACCCCTGGAAGATGCAAGAAGCCTGGAAGCTGGTGGGCGGCTCTGATGGGGAAAGGACTGCACCCTTCTGCTCCTGGCTTGAGGGAGTCCTGGGCCTCCTGCGGTGTCGGGTAATAGCCTGGCTTCACAGCTGA
- the RPS18 gene encoding small ribosomal subunit protein uS13, protein MSLVIPEKFQHILRVLNTNIDGRRKIAFAITAIKGVGRRYAHVVLRKADIDLTKRAGELTEDEVERVITIMQNPRQYKIPDWFLNRQKDVKDGKYSQVLANGLDNKLREDLERLKKIRAHRGLRHFWGLRVRGQHTKTTGRRGRTVGVSKKK, encoded by the exons ATG TCTCTAGTGATCCCTGAGAAGTTCCAGCACATCTTGCGAGTACTCAACACCAACATCGATGGGCGGCGGAAGATAGCCTTCGCCATCACTGCCATTAAG GGTGTGGGGCGAAGATATGCTCACGTGGTGTTGAGGAAAGCAGACATCGACCTCACCAAGAGGGCAGGAGAGCTCACTGAGGATGAG GTGGAACGTGTGATCACCATTATGCAGAATCCACGCCAGTACAAGATCCCAGACTGGTTCTTGAACAGACAGAAGGACGTGAAGGATGGAAAATACAGCCAG GTCTTGGCCAATGGTCTGGACAACAAGCTCCGTGAAGACCTGGAGCGACTGAAGAAGATACGGGCCCACAGAGGGCTGCGCCACTTCTGGGG ACTACGTGTCCGAGGTCAGCACACTAAGACCACAGGCCGCCGGGGCCGCACTGTGGGTGTGTCTAAGAAGAAATAA